In the genome of Geotrypetes seraphini chromosome 16, aGeoSer1.1, whole genome shotgun sequence, one region contains:
- the PMF1 gene encoding polyamine-modulated factor 1, whose amino-acid sequence MEAGEGAAEEEPGSGSSSSSSSRLLLFDSLVQRFLSALLEAGNYQRFVQCYQRFYKFQPEMTRSIFDQFIDRLQTSIKDEIEEIKQEGNLEKLFDSLDKLEEEAKQRTTPAWRPSGTPEEDLRSTLVPYYLQQKEFFQKSLQEREAENARLAQAVLTGRERIATMQQEIQERREAWQALSKAQKELVMAVVKPPE is encoded by the exons ATGGAAGCGGGAGAAGGGGCGGCGGAGGAGGAGCCCGGCAGCGGCTCGtcgtcctcctcctcctcgcgcTTGCTTCTCTTTGACAGTTTGGTGCAGAGGTTCCTGAGCGCGCTCTTGGAGGCTGGCAA TTACCAGCGGTTTGTCCAGTGTTACCAGCGCTTCTACAAATTCCAGCCTGAGATGACACGGAGTATCTTTGACCAGTTTATAGACCGGCTGCAGACTTCCATCAAA GATGAAATTGAGGAAATCAAGCAGGAGGGGAACCTGGAGAAGCTCTTCGACTCGCTGGATAAACTGGAGGAGGAGGCCAAGCAGAGGACAACACCTGCCTG GCGGCCCAGCGGGACCCCCGAGGAAGACCTGCGCAGCACCTTGGTGCCTTACTACCTCCAGCAAAAAGAGTTCTTTCAGAAAAGCTTGCAGGAGAGGGAGGCCGAGAACGCCAGGCTGGCTCAGGCGGTGCTGACTGGGCGAGAGAGAATCGCCACGATGCAGCAAGAGATACAGGAACGCAGAGAGGCCTGGCAG gCACTGAGCAAAGCCCAGAAGGAGCTGGTGATGGCTGTTGTGAAGCCTCCTGAGTGA